ATATTTATGTATGTCTGCCTTAACGGAAGTAGCGACAAAAGTGTATTTAGTCGGTGCAGGTCCGGGCAATCCATGTTTGTTGACGAAAAAAGCTGAACGTTGTATTCAAAAAGCGGATGTCATTTTATATGATCAACTCGTGAATCCCTTCTTGTTACAATCATCACGCCCAGATGCAGAGTGGATCCATGTGGGTAAAACTCCTTATACCCGTACAACGAAGCAAGCGCGCATTAATGCATTGTTAGTGGAAAAGGCGCAAACGGCACAAGTGGTCGTTCGCTTGAAAGGGGGCGACCCTGCAATATTTGGGCGCGTCACAGAAGAGGTCGATACGTTACGCGCACACGAAATTCCATTTGAAATCGTACCGGGTGTGACTGCGGCGAGTGCAGCGATGAGTCAGTTGGGCCGTGGATTAACTGAGCGAGGGGTAGCGACACACATCACTTTTACGACAGGCCACTTTAAAAATAATGAAGAAAACGATATCGATTTGACGACACTCGCAAATGACGGCACACTCGCCATCTATATGGGCATTAAACGGTTACCCGAACTCATGCGTACGATTCAACAACAAATTGGCATCGATTTTCCAGTAGCGATTATTTTTAATGCGACACGTGTGAATCAACATGTCGTAACGGGGACAGTAACGACGATAGCAGACCGTATTGCGTCATTGCCTGAACGTATGGGGCCAGGTATTACCATTGTCGGACATGTAGTAAGGGATCTAGATGAAGCGGTATTGAAGCCAGCTGCTGATTTTGACACGGTGTTGATTAAAGGTGAGCGACAGCGTGCAATTGAAGTGGCATATGAATGGGCAGAAGCAGGGCATGCAGTTTTGATTGACGATCGTGATTTTAGCGATTTGCATCCGACACAAGAGGAGAAGATAGCACGTTGGGTAGATGAGATGGTATTTACTCGTGAGATTTCTTTGACATGACTCTTATTAATACGCCGATTGCGTGAACCGTACTGCGCTTTCCGAGGGGCTGAAAGTCTCAACTAAATTTGGCTTGATTGAGGTGTACACTGGATGGAAGCCAAATTGGATTTTCGACTTCAGCTGATCCCTCAGGAGTCTTGTACGGTTCTAGCAATCGGCATTATTGTTTATAGCGTTTCTTGTTAACTACACAAGAAATACCAGTTGCTCTCCTCTTGTGAGATGAAATCGCGGGGGGAAGAGAGAATAAGGCTGAACCTTCAACTAACCAACGCTTTAATTATAAAATAAGATTTGTTGAAGCGTTGGTGGATTTTCCGGTTCAGCTGATCCCTCAAGAGTCTCGTTCAGGACGCAATTTCAAAGTATGTGCTTCTGATTGTATATGTAAGAAATCTCAAAGTGCCATCTCTCCTCTTGTGAGATGAAATCGCGGGGAGAGGAAGAGGAGAATAAGGGGTGAAAGTCTCAACTCAATTTGGCTTGATTGATGTGTACACTGGATGGAAGCCAAATTGGATTTTCGACTTCAGCTGATTCCTCAAGAGTCTCGTTCAGGACGCAATCAAAATGTGTGCCTCTGAATATTGTTAGGATAAGTCTCGACGTATGCGCATACTCGACTCCCTTGTTTGGAAATGAAATCGCAATGTGAGAATAGGGATGATTGCTTAGATAAATAAGTTCAGAAGCGGGATTATCAAAGTTTAACAGCATTTAAAATAAACGGAACTGGGTCATTAAGTTTTCCCATTCCCTTTCCTACGATTAGTCAAGGGCGTGTTAATTCAAAATGACATTATTGAACTAGACCGTCCAATTTTTACCTTTTTGAATAAGGTGTTATGATGTATATGATTATATGGTTTCGTTAGTGTGGTGCTTTCTGATAATCATATAATTTATCATTGACTATCAAGTAGTGAATGGTCTTTAATAAGCGATTGATACTCGCTATTACGGCAGTCTTGTGGGGTTTCCCATGAGGCTGCTCTCTTAATTTGTAATAATAATCCACAATATGGCTTTGATAATGATTTCTTCCCCTAATAATGTTCATAATGATTAAGTACAATAAACGTCTTGCTTTTTTATTTCCTCTTTTGTTGATCGTATCCCTACTTTTTGAAGTTCCTGATTGATACCGTTTAATATCAATACCTACAAATGCATTCAATTGTTTATTTGTTTATTATGTCCAATGATCGTCTGCCTCATTTTTAATATAAGCAAAAACCTTTCTATATTTATCAGCAAATTAACAAAAATTTTAAACAATTGGGCGAGGCTTTGTGCTAGGATAAAGTTGTAATGAAAATAAGGAGGTTTTATATGAAAAGGATAGGGCTCAAAAGTATAATGCTGTTGATGATGTTAGTCATCGCTGTGTTGGTGTTCAATAATGTTTCAAGTGATGCAGCTGAACAAACATCGCAACAGGCAGCACCGGAGACTAAAGAGAAATTGAATGCTGAAAAGACTACAACGCAAGTGAGTCAGCCGGATATGACATCACAACAACAAGCAACAACAGCAGAAGCAGCACAAAAGCCATCGGAAAGTGAGACGGCTGTGAAACAGGAAGGGACACCTACTGGAATGGAAGCTGCGACTGAAGGTGATACAACGCAAGCAAGTGCACCAACGACAACAGAAAATGTAGCTCAAGCGGAAAAAGACACGCCAATGATGTTAAGATTGTCGACTAAACAAACACAACCACAAGCGACTTCAACGGATGGTGTGCAAAATGAAACGACGAAATCCACACATACGATTTTACATACGAACGACATTCACGGCCGCATGGTGGAAGAAAAAGACCGTGTACTGGGTATGGCGAAGTTGAAGACGTTAAAGGAACAACAAAATCCGGATTTACTTGTCGATGCGGGCGATGCGTTTCAAGGCTTACCATTATCTAACCAATCTAAAGGAGAAGAAATGGCAAAAGCGATGAATGCAGTCGGTTATGATGCCATGACAGCGGGGAACCATGAATTCGACTTTGGTTATGATCAATTGAAAAAATTGGAAGGGATGCTCAACTTTCCGATTGTCAGCTCTAATGTATACAAAGATGGGAAATTGGCATTTAAACCCTCAGTCGTGATTCAGAAAAATGGTGTCCGTTATGGTGTGATCGGAGTAACGACGCCAGAAACGAAAACAAAGACAAGTCCAACAGGTATTGTCGGTGTGACATTTGCAGATCCTTTAACAAGTGTGACACGCGAAATGGACCGTTTAAATGGGAAAGTCGATGTGTTTGTCGTGCTCTCTCATTTAGGGATTGATCCGACAACCAAAGAAGCATGGCGTGGAGATTATTTAACACGTCAACTCAGTCAAAACAAACAATATCATCATCCAATTTTTGTAATTGATGGGCATTCGCATACGGTCATTGAACATGGCCAAAAGTTTGATCAAGACGTATTAGCCCAAACAGGGACAGCACTCGCAAATGTTGGGAAATTGACATTTGAACAGTCTGGCAATCAATTTTCAAATGCCGAGGCCAGTTTATTAAACGTGAAAAATTTAGCTGGTTTGCAGCCTGATGCGGATGTAAAAGCACAAGTCGACAAAGCGAATGACGCATTTCTAAAGGCAACTTCAGAGGTGATTATTCCGAATAACACAGTTGATTTTCAAGGTGAACGTGACGATGTAAGAACACGCGAAACCAATTTAGGGAATGCGATTACCGATGCTATGGAAGCGTATGGTCAAAAGGGTTTTAGTCGTCCCTCTGATTTTGCGGTGACAAACAGTGGAGGCATTCGTGCGTCGATTGCGAAAGGCAAAGTGACATTAAATGATATCATTACTGTTTTACCATTCGGCAATACAATCGCGCAAATTTCAGTCAAAGGAAGCGATGTGTGGAAGGCTTTTGAACATAGTTTAAGTGCACCCACGATGACAACTGACGGTCAAACGCAATTATCGGCAAATGGCGGTCTGTTACAAGTATCCAAATCGATTCAAGTTTATTTCGATATGAATAAAGCACCTGGCGAACGTATTAACGCGATTCGAGTATTAAACAAGCAAACAGGTCAATTTGAAGACTTAGATATGAGTCGTACATATGCAGTGGCGATGAACGACTTTACAGCATCAGGTGGAGACGGTTTTGACATGTTTGGAGGGCCTCGTGAAGAAGGGATTTCACTTGAACAAGTCTTTGCAAACTATTTGAAAACAGCTGATTTATCTCAATATGCGACAACAGAACCCCAACGTATCATTAACGGTAAACCCGCTCAAAACAGTGAAACACCAAAGACAACACCACCGTCATCAAAAGGGGATAACGTGATTCCGTTCCCGCAACCAAAACCATCAAAAGTAGTGCCGATGACAAAAGTACCAACAGCAGATGGACAGGCACAACAAACGGCTATGCACGCAGCGTCTGAACATCCCGGTACGGCTCAATCCATGGCACCAGCAGTGAGCATGACATCTACTAATGCGACAGAAATGACGGGTCAAGCGCATATGGCGATGACACAAAATGTTTCAGCATCAGGTCATGATACAGCGGAGA
Above is a genomic segment from Staphylococcus delphini containing:
- the cobA gene encoding uroporphyrinogen-III C-methyltransferase is translated as MSALTEVATKVYLVGAGPGNPCLLTKKAERCIQKADVILYDQLVNPFLLQSSRPDAEWIHVGKTPYTRTTKQARINALLVEKAQTAQVVVRLKGGDPAIFGRVTEEVDTLRAHEIPFEIVPGVTAASAAMSQLGRGLTERGVATHITFTTGHFKNNEENDIDLTTLANDGTLAIYMGIKRLPELMRTIQQQIGIDFPVAIIFNATRVNQHVVTGTVTTIADRIASLPERMGPGITIVGHVVRDLDEAVLKPAADFDTVLIKGERQRAIEVAYEWAEAGHAVLIDDRDFSDLHPTQEEKIARWVDEMVFTREISLT
- a CDS encoding 5'-nucleotidase C-terminal domain-containing protein, which gives rise to MKRIGLKSIMLLMMLVIAVLVFNNVSSDAAEQTSQQAAPETKEKLNAEKTTTQVSQPDMTSQQQATTAEAAQKPSESETAVKQEGTPTGMEAATEGDTTQASAPTTTENVAQAEKDTPMMLRLSTKQTQPQATSTDGVQNETTKSTHTILHTNDIHGRMVEEKDRVLGMAKLKTLKEQQNPDLLVDAGDAFQGLPLSNQSKGEEMAKAMNAVGYDAMTAGNHEFDFGYDQLKKLEGMLNFPIVSSNVYKDGKLAFKPSVVIQKNGVRYGVIGVTTPETKTKTSPTGIVGVTFADPLTSVTREMDRLNGKVDVFVVLSHLGIDPTTKEAWRGDYLTRQLSQNKQYHHPIFVIDGHSHTVIEHGQKFDQDVLAQTGTALANVGKLTFEQSGNQFSNAEASLLNVKNLAGLQPDADVKAQVDKANDAFLKATSEVIIPNNTVDFQGERDDVRTRETNLGNAITDAMEAYGQKGFSRPSDFAVTNSGGIRASIAKGKVTLNDIITVLPFGNTIAQISVKGSDVWKAFEHSLSAPTMTTDGQTQLSANGGLLQVSKSIQVYFDMNKAPGERINAIRVLNKQTGQFEDLDMSRTYAVAMNDFTASGGDGFDMFGGPREEGISLEQVFANYLKTADLSQYATTEPQRIINGKPAQNSETPKTTPPSSKGDNVIPFPQPKPSKVVPMTKVPTADGQAQQTAMHAASEHPGTAQSMAPAVSMTSTNATEMTGQAHMAMTQNVSASGHDTAENGAQQLPNTGVTEQAPIVGGLFMLGAGLVIIRRQKHRA